From Streptomonospora salina, the proteins below share one genomic window:
- a CDS encoding cysteine hydrolase yields the protein MASTIPARSTAVLALHWQVNTTRPEGFFGAMLSGPVRSSGVIERAARFHAAARSAGASVVFTRFTVPEGEGALVRNTAFMAAVGDAQERFRPDAPGAALIAETGPAEGDLVVDGQRLSGLSGELPGRLAALGIDTLLVTGVATNLTVEQTARHGTELGFTVHPVSDCVAAGDPAAHEASLADLDLATAGCLSAQQALDRLG from the coding sequence ATGGCTTCGACGATCCCGGCGCGGTCCACAGCGGTCCTGGCCCTGCACTGGCAGGTGAACACCACCCGTCCCGAGGGCTTCTTCGGCGCTATGCTCAGCGGCCCCGTGCGCAGCAGCGGCGTCATCGAGCGGGCCGCGCGGTTCCACGCCGCGGCCCGGTCGGCGGGTGCGAGCGTGGTCTTCACCCGGTTCACCGTTCCCGAAGGCGAAGGCGCCCTGGTCCGCAACACCGCGTTCATGGCCGCCGTCGGCGACGCCCAAGAGCGCTTCCGGCCCGACGCTCCCGGAGCCGCTCTGATCGCCGAGACGGGCCCGGCCGAGGGCGACCTCGTCGTCGACGGCCAGCGTCTGTCGGGCCTGTCCGGCGAGCTGCCCGGACGCTTGGCGGCGCTGGGGATCGACACCCTGCTCGTCACCGGGGTGGCCACCAACCTCACCGTCGAGCAGACCGCGCGCCACGGCACCGAACTCGGCTTCACCGTCCACCCGGTCTCCGACTGCGTCGCAGCGGGCGACCCGGCCGCCCACGAGGCTTCCCTCGCCGATCTGGACCTGGCCACCGCCGGCTGCCTGAGCGCGCAGCAGGCCCTCGACCGGCTGGGGTGA
- a CDS encoding GNAT family N-acetyltransferase encodes MDIEVTDVPDRKRYEARTGGEVAGFAEYQTTDELVVFTHTEVDSAYEGYGVGGALVRGALDDVRRRGLAVLPVCPFVKGWIQRHRDYADLVYQARTGTVSD; translated from the coding sequence ATGGACATCGAGGTCACCGACGTCCCCGACCGAAAGCGCTACGAGGCCCGAACCGGAGGCGAGGTCGCCGGTTTCGCGGAATACCAGACGACCGACGAGCTTGTGGTCTTCACCCACACCGAGGTCGACTCCGCCTACGAGGGCTACGGGGTGGGCGGTGCACTGGTGCGCGGGGCCCTCGACGACGTCCGCCGCCGCGGCCTGGCCGTGCTGCCGGTCTGCCCGTTCGTCAAAGGCTGGATCCAGCGCCACCGCGACTACGCCGACCTCGTCTACCAGGCCCGAACCGGTACCGTGAGCGACTGA
- the der gene encoding ribosome biogenesis GTPase Der produces the protein MSENNPDLDGPPDGGDEETEVKPVVAVVGRPNVGKSSLVNRIIGRREAVVEDVPGVTRDRVAYDSEWQSQEFTLVDTGGWETGASGLAGSVAGQAEYAARAADAILFVVDATVGATDADEAVARVLHRSGKPVVLAANKVDGELQEPDALALWNLGIGEPFPISALHGRGTGDMLDAVTAVLPETPEGEGEDEDAPRRIALVGRPNVGKSSLLNRIAREDRVVVDTKAGTTRDAVDEVVELGGRPWTFIDTAGIRRRFRALQGADYYATVRTSQALDRAEVAVVLMDVSEPLAEQDIRVVEQVVEAGRALVLAFNKWDTLDDERRYYLEKEIDRQLSRVSWAPRVNISASTGRHVERLVPALETSLAGWDTRISTGRLNGWLKELVAATPPPVRGGKQPKILFATQADARPPQFVLFTTGFLEDNYRRFIERRLREDFGFHGSPIKLTMRIREKQGKGGGRKAARGSTRRDWRR, from the coding sequence ATGAGTGAGAACAACCCCGACCTCGACGGGCCGCCCGACGGCGGCGACGAGGAAACCGAGGTCAAACCCGTGGTCGCCGTGGTCGGTCGGCCCAACGTCGGAAAGTCGTCCCTGGTCAACCGCATCATCGGCCGGCGCGAGGCGGTCGTGGAGGACGTCCCCGGCGTCACCCGCGACCGGGTCGCCTACGACTCCGAGTGGCAATCACAGGAGTTCACCCTGGTCGACACGGGCGGATGGGAGACGGGCGCCTCCGGGCTCGCGGGCAGCGTCGCCGGCCAGGCCGAGTACGCCGCCCGGGCCGCTGACGCCATCCTGTTCGTCGTCGACGCCACCGTGGGCGCCACCGACGCCGACGAAGCGGTCGCGCGTGTGCTGCACCGCTCCGGCAAGCCGGTCGTCCTCGCCGCCAACAAGGTCGACGGGGAGCTGCAGGAGCCCGACGCCCTGGCGCTGTGGAACCTCGGCATCGGCGAGCCGTTCCCGATCAGCGCCCTGCACGGGCGCGGCACCGGCGACATGCTCGACGCCGTGACCGCCGTGCTGCCGGAGACGCCCGAGGGGGAGGGCGAGGACGAGGACGCTCCGCGCCGGATCGCCCTGGTGGGCAGGCCCAACGTCGGCAAGTCCAGCCTGCTCAACCGGATCGCCCGCGAGGACCGCGTGGTCGTGGACACCAAGGCCGGCACGACCCGCGACGCGGTCGACGAGGTCGTGGAGTTGGGCGGTCGACCGTGGACCTTCATCGACACCGCGGGGATCCGCCGCCGCTTCCGTGCACTGCAGGGCGCCGACTACTACGCCACCGTGCGCACGTCGCAGGCGCTGGACCGCGCCGAGGTGGCCGTGGTGCTGATGGACGTCAGCGAGCCGCTCGCCGAGCAGGACATCCGCGTGGTCGAGCAGGTCGTGGAAGCGGGCCGCGCACTGGTGCTGGCGTTCAACAAGTGGGACACGCTCGACGACGAGCGGCGCTACTACCTGGAGAAGGAGATCGACCGCCAGCTCTCCCGGGTCTCCTGGGCACCGCGCGTCAACATCTCCGCCAGTACCGGCCGCCACGTGGAGCGCCTCGTGCCCGCGCTGGAGACCAGTCTCGCGGGGTGGGACACCCGCATCTCCACCGGCCGTCTCAACGGCTGGCTCAAGGAGCTGGTGGCGGCCACTCCGCCGCCGGTGCGCGGGGGCAAGCAGCCCAAGATCCTGTTCGCCACCCAGGCCGACGCCCGGCCTCCGCAGTTCGTGCTGTTCACCACGGGGTTCCTGGAGGACAACTACCGCCGCTTCATCGAGCGGCGCCTGCGCGAGGACTTCGGCTTCCACGGCAGTCCGATCAAGCTGACCATGCGCATCCGCGAAAAGCAGGGCAAGGGCGGCGGGCGCAAGGCCGCCCGCGGCAGCACCCGCCGCGACTGGCGGCGCTGA
- the cmk gene encoding (d)CMP kinase → MSAQGSAEGTVVAIDGPSGSGKSSTARGVASARGLWYLDTGAMYRAMTWWMQHHRIDVDDAAAVAEAAGRPDITMGTDPADPTVRVDGRDVAREIRTREVTAQVSAVSAVPAVRNRLVAEQREVIARGRRRAGGIVVEGRDITTVVAPDAAVKIYLTASAAARADRRSGELGGDVGAVQADLVRRDRIDSSREDSPLTQTADALELETTGLGLDDVVAIVLELVDRAGGSGAAQTAGEGRAESSAAR, encoded by the coding sequence GTGAGCGCGCAAGGCAGCGCCGAGGGAACCGTCGTGGCCATCGACGGTCCCTCGGGGTCGGGCAAATCCAGCACGGCCAGGGGCGTCGCCTCGGCGCGCGGTTTGTGGTATCTCGACACCGGGGCGATGTATCGGGCCATGACCTGGTGGATGCAGCACCACCGGATCGACGTCGACGACGCGGCAGCCGTCGCGGAGGCGGCCGGGCGCCCGGACATCACGATGGGCACCGACCCCGCCGACCCCACAGTCCGTGTGGACGGCAGGGACGTCGCCCGCGAGATCCGCACCCGGGAGGTCACCGCGCAGGTGAGCGCCGTCAGCGCGGTGCCTGCGGTGCGGAACCGGCTCGTCGCCGAGCAGCGCGAGGTCATCGCGCGGGGGCGGCGCCGAGCCGGAGGTATCGTCGTCGAAGGGCGCGACATCACCACCGTCGTGGCCCCCGACGCCGCGGTCAAGATCTACCTGACCGCCAGCGCCGCGGCCAGAGCCGACCGGCGCAGCGGTGAACTCGGCGGCGACGTCGGTGCCGTCCAGGCCGACCTCGTTCGCCGCGACCGGATCGACTCCAGCCGCGAAGACTCGCCCCTGACGCAGACCGCCGACGCCCTGGAGCTGGAGACCACCGGCCTGGGGCTCGACGACGTCGTGGCGATCGTGCTCGAACTGGTCGACCGCGCCGGCGGTTCCGGCGCGGCGCAGACGGCCGGGGAGGGGCGGGCCGAGAGCTCCGCCGCCCGTTAG
- a CDS encoding prephenate dehydrogenase, translated as MARIERAVVMGAGLVGTSIALALRENGTRVAISDPDPAALRLSCELGAGEPLGEDAPARPADIAVVAAPPSAVPAAVRSAQDRGLAHVYTDAASVKDGVVAAAERAGCDMATFVPGHPMAGGERSGPSAARADLFLGRSWALCPTGKADSGAVAAVREVIRLCGARPVPIDAAAHDRAVALVSHAPHVAAAAVAARLLEGDDTALSLAGQGVRDVTRIAAGDPRLWWEILSHNAGPVADVLEAVSADLSASAAALRGAAAEGAASTGPAPEAVGGLLERGVRGRGRVPGKHGGGRTPEYAVVPVLVPDEPDALGRLFRTAGESGVNIEDVRLDHSYGLPMGVAQLSVAPDAAERLASVLRERGYSVH; from the coding sequence GTGGCCAGGATCGAACGCGCGGTCGTCATGGGAGCCGGGCTGGTCGGAACCTCGATCGCACTGGCGCTGCGCGAGAACGGCACCCGGGTCGCCATCAGCGACCCCGACCCCGCCGCCCTGCGGTTGTCCTGCGAACTCGGAGCCGGCGAGCCGCTCGGCGAGGACGCCCCCGCCCGCCCCGCCGACATCGCCGTCGTCGCCGCACCGCCCTCGGCCGTTCCCGCCGCGGTGCGCAGCGCCCAGGACCGCGGCCTGGCCCACGTCTACACCGACGCCGCCAGTGTCAAAGACGGCGTCGTCGCCGCGGCCGAGCGGGCCGGCTGCGACATGGCCACCTTCGTCCCCGGGCACCCCATGGCCGGCGGCGAGCGCAGCGGCCCCAGCGCCGCCCGCGCCGACCTGTTCCTCGGCCGCTCCTGGGCGCTGTGCCCCACCGGCAAAGCCGACTCCGGCGCCGTGGCCGCGGTCCGCGAGGTGATCCGCCTGTGCGGCGCCCGGCCGGTGCCTATCGACGCCGCCGCCCACGACCGCGCCGTTGCCCTGGTCTCCCACGCCCCCCATGTCGCCGCGGCCGCCGTCGCGGCGCGGCTGCTGGAGGGCGACGACACGGCGCTGTCCCTGGCGGGCCAAGGCGTGCGCGACGTCACCCGCATCGCCGCCGGCGACCCCCGGTTGTGGTGGGAGATCCTCAGCCACAACGCCGGACCGGTCGCCGACGTGCTGGAAGCCGTCTCCGCCGACCTGAGCGCCTCCGCCGCCGCGTTGCGCGGGGCCGCCGCCGAGGGCGCCGCCTCCACCGGCCCCGCGCCCGAGGCCGTCGGCGGACTGCTGGAGCGCGGTGTGCGCGGCCGCGGGCGTGTACCCGGAAAGCACGGCGGCGGGCGCACCCCCGAATACGCGGTGGTGCCGGTGCTCGTCCCCGACGAGCCCGACGCCTTGGGGCGGCTCTTCCGCACCGCCGGAGAATCCGGAGTCAACATCGAGGACGTGCGCCTGGACCACTCCTACGGCCTGCCGATGGGCGTGGCCCAGCTGTCCGTGGCACCCGACGCCGCCGAGCGCCTCGCGAGCGTGCTGCGCGAGCGCGGCTATTCGGTCCACTGA
- the aroH gene encoding chorismate mutase, translating to MAVRAIRGAVQVDADERDQILEATAELVSEVLQRNGITTEDVISVLFTSTPDLTAEFPALAARKLGFSEVPLMCASEIAVPRALPRVVRLMAHIETDRSRADLHHVYLRGAQALRLDIAQ from the coding sequence GTGGCAGTACGAGCGATCCGGGGCGCGGTGCAGGTCGACGCGGACGAGCGCGACCAGATCCTGGAGGCCACCGCCGAACTGGTATCGGAGGTCCTCCAGCGCAACGGGATCACCACCGAGGACGTCATCAGCGTGCTGTTCACCTCCACCCCCGACCTCACCGCCGAGTTCCCGGCGCTGGCGGCGCGCAAGCTCGGCTTCAGCGAGGTTCCGCTGATGTGCGCCAGCGAGATCGCGGTGCCCCGCGCCCTGCCCCGCGTCGTGCGCCTGATGGCCCACATCGAGACCGATCGGTCCCGCGCCGATCTGCACCACGTCTACCTGCGCGGCGCCCAGGCCCTGCGCCTGGACATCGCCCAGTAG
- a CDS encoding pseudouridine synthase, with the protein MNKPHKNSQSRGERDADDRRAGRGRSAPRGERGDQNNPDKGRGRGGGSPARGQAKGSGPARGGSPARGQAKGSGASGGGASARGQDKGGGSSGGPSRGGSPARSQAKGPGASGSGSPARGQAKGSDRSRGGSGERRSRQSADRPGRQNHGGGSNYRDPVLRAEAERGRGAKRGEQQDGSGEKRPASRVYARREDRPAGRRPAPRDNRDSGVPRGGGDAERDLSRAARARLNTLRTEYDPGDDDRPGDDRDAYTDVPGGIRLQKALAQAGVASRRASEELIVEGRVSVDGHTVRRFGARVDPEASEIRVDGMLVAVSPEKRYFALHKPRGVVSTMWDPEGRPTLADYTGTTEDRLFHVGRLDTETEGLILLTNDGELANRLTHPSYQVVKTYVAKVPGPIPREIGRRVRAGIDLDDGPVKVDAFRIVENGEPHALVEVQLHEGRKHIVRRLLEAVDHPAIELARSQIGPVGINTLKPGTMRALTAAEVSELYTAAGM; encoded by the coding sequence GTGAACAAGCCACATAAGAATTCCCAGTCCCGCGGTGAGCGGGACGCCGACGACCGCCGCGCCGGGCGCGGCCGGTCCGCCCCGCGCGGTGAGCGCGGCGACCAGAACAACCCCGACAAGGGCCGGGGGCGCGGCGGCGGTTCGCCCGCGCGCGGCCAGGCCAAGGGATCGGGTCCGGCCCGCGGGGGTTCGCCCGCGCGCGGCCAGGCCAAGGGCTCCGGTGCGTCCGGTGGCGGTGCGTCCGCCCGCGGTCAGGACAAGGGCGGCGGCTCCTCCGGCGGGCCCTCCCGCGGGGGTTCGCCCGCGCGCAGCCAGGCCAAGGGCCCCGGTGCGTCCGGAAGCGGTTCGCCCGCGCGCGGCCAGGCGAAAGGTTCCGACCGGTCCCGCGGCGGCTCCGGCGAGCGCCGGTCCCGCCAGAGCGCCGACCGTCCCGGACGCCAGAACCACGGGGGCGGCAGCAACTACCGCGATCCCGTACTGCGCGCCGAGGCCGAGCGCGGCCGCGGCGCCAAACGCGGAGAACAGCAGGACGGATCGGGGGAGAAGCGCCCCGCCTCGCGCGTCTACGCCCGCCGCGAGGACCGCCCGGCCGGTCGGCGTCCCGCGCCCCGCGACAACCGCGACAGCGGCGTGCCGCGCGGCGGCGGCGACGCCGAGCGCGACCTTTCGCGTGCCGCCCGCGCCCGGCTCAACACGCTGCGCACCGAGTACGACCCCGGCGACGACGACCGCCCCGGCGACGACCGCGACGCCTACACCGACGTCCCGGGCGGCATCCGACTGCAGAAAGCCCTGGCCCAAGCTGGCGTCGCCAGTCGGCGCGCCAGCGAGGAGCTGATCGTCGAAGGGCGCGTCAGCGTCGACGGGCACACCGTGCGCCGGTTCGGCGCCCGCGTCGACCCCGAGGCGTCCGAGATCCGCGTCGACGGCATGCTCGTCGCCGTGTCGCCGGAAAAGCGCTACTTCGCGCTGCACAAGCCGCGCGGCGTGGTGAGCACCATGTGGGACCCCGAGGGCCGCCCCACTCTGGCCGACTACACCGGAACCACCGAGGACCGCCTGTTCCACGTGGGCCGCCTCGACACCGAGACCGAAGGCCTGATCCTGCTCACCAACGACGGCGAGCTGGCCAACCGGTTGACCCACCCGAGCTACCAGGTGGTCAAGACCTACGTCGCCAAGGTCCCCGGCCCGATACCGCGCGAGATCGGCCGCCGCGTCCGCGCCGGCATCGATCTCGACGACGGCCCCGTCAAGGTCGACGCGTTCCGGATCGTCGAGAACGGCGAACCGCACGCCCTGGTCGAAGTCCAGTTGCACGAGGGGCGCAAGCACATCGTGCGCCGCCTGCTGGAGGCCGTGGACCACCCGGCGATCGAGCTCGCCCGCAGCCAGATCGGCCCCGTGGGTATCAACACCCTCAAGCCGGGGACCATGCGCGCGCTGACAGCCGCCGAGGTCAGCGAGCTCTATACCGCCGCAGGCATGTAG
- the scpB gene encoding SMC-Scp complex subunit ScpB, translated as MSTADQQDTGTGADAPVSAAALRRGLEAVLMVVDQPVPEYELARAFDRSVAEITRVLEELSREYTDQDRGFDLRRVADGWRFYTRPECAGVVEHFLKEGQEVRLTQAALETLAVVAYRQPVSRGRVSAVRGVNCDGVMRTLVLRGLIEEAGHDSESGAHLFRTTNYFLERLGLRDLDELPDLAPFLPDDIEGFDDTGEQAT; from the coding sequence GTGAGCACGGCAGATCAGCAGGACACCGGCACCGGGGCCGATGCGCCCGTATCGGCGGCCGCTCTGCGGCGGGGCCTGGAGGCCGTGCTCATGGTGGTGGACCAGCCCGTGCCCGAGTACGAACTCGCCCGCGCCTTCGACCGCTCGGTCGCAGAGATCACACGGGTGCTGGAAGAGCTCTCCCGCGAGTACACCGACCAGGACCGCGGTTTCGACCTGCGCCGGGTCGCCGACGGCTGGCGCTTCTACACCCGCCCGGAATGCGCAGGCGTCGTCGAGCATTTCCTCAAGGAGGGCCAGGAAGTGCGGTTGACCCAGGCCGCCCTCGAAACCCTGGCGGTGGTGGCCTACCGCCAGCCGGTCTCGCGGGGCCGGGTGTCGGCCGTACGCGGTGTGAACTGTGACGGCGTTATGCGTACCCTTGTATTGAGGGGGCTCATCGAGGAAGCCGGGCACGACTCGGAGTCCGGCGCGCACCTGTTCCGCACGACGAACTACTTCCTGGAGCGGCTCGGCCTGCGCGATCTGGACGAGCTGCCCGATCTCGCCCCGTTCCTGCCTGACGACATCGAAGGTTTTGACGACACCGGTGAACAAGCCACATAA
- a CDS encoding segregation and condensation protein A: MAADEEEAADGGFHVHLDNFEGPFDLLLGLISKHRLDITEVSLSKVTDEFMAYIRAHGESWDLDQASHFLVVAATLLDLKAARLLPRGEIDDEADLALLEARDLLFARLLQYRAYKQVAGMLSERLAAQGRRFPRAVRMEERFAGARPDVFIKLGPQEFAMLAARVFTPEEPPSVPVTHIHQTRTSVREQADIVVRALREHGSLTFAELTADCGGTFEVVARFLALLELYRAGGVDFDQPEPLAELTVIWTGGEGDAIAVSDEFDQTKHGAEEGA; this comes from the coding sequence ATGGCGGCTGACGAGGAGGAGGCCGCCGACGGCGGGTTCCACGTCCACCTCGACAACTTCGAGGGGCCCTTCGACCTGCTGTTGGGGCTCATCTCCAAGCACAGACTCGATATCACCGAGGTGTCCCTGTCGAAGGTCACCGACGAGTTCATGGCCTACATCCGGGCCCACGGCGAGTCCTGGGACCTGGACCAGGCCAGCCACTTCCTCGTGGTGGCGGCCACGCTGCTGGATCTGAAAGCGGCGCGGCTGCTGCCGCGCGGGGAGATCGACGACGAGGCCGACCTCGCTCTGCTGGAGGCCCGCGACCTGCTGTTCGCGCGGCTGCTGCAGTACCGCGCCTACAAGCAGGTCGCCGGCATGCTGTCGGAGCGCCTGGCCGCGCAGGGGCGCCGCTTCCCGCGTGCCGTCCGGATGGAGGAGCGCTTCGCCGGTGCGCGGCCCGACGTGTTCATCAAGCTCGGCCCCCAGGAGTTCGCGATGCTGGCGGCGCGGGTGTTCACGCCCGAAGAGCCGCCGAGCGTACCGGTCACCCACATCCACCAGACGCGCACGTCGGTGCGCGAGCAGGCCGACATCGTGGTGCGCGCGCTGCGCGAGCACGGCAGTCTCACGTTCGCCGAGCTGACCGCGGACTGCGGCGGTACGTTCGAGGTCGTCGCGCGGTTCCTGGCGCTTCTGGAGCTCTACCGTGCGGGCGGCGTCGACTTCGACCAGCCGGAACCGCTCGCCGAGCTGACAGTGATCTGGACCGGCGGCGAGGGGGACGCGATCGCCGTCTCCGACGAGTTCGACCAGACCAAGCACGGCGCCGAGGAGGGTGCGTGA
- a CDS encoding ParA family protein: MSWSEYDDAGPGAPIDESMPDSPASNPWGATRSTGAELQANRPKPEYPDPEPLDSHGPARIVALCNQKGGVGKTTTTINLGAAMAEYGRRVLLVDFDPQGALSVGLGRLDPRELELTVYNLLMERDVGVEDVLLKTDIDGLDLIPSNIDLSAAEVQLVGEVAREQMLARALRPVVQDYDVVLIDCQPSLGLLTVNALTASDGVVVPLECEFFALRGVALLMDTIQKVQERLNEQLVIDGFLGTMYDPRTLHAREVLSTIVDGFGDKVYGTVINRTVRFPDATVAGEPITRFDTSSAGANSYRELAKEVLARWPNSGHGA, translated from the coding sequence GTGAGCTGGTCGGAGTACGACGATGCGGGGCCGGGGGCGCCCATCGACGAAAGCATGCCGGACTCCCCGGCGAGCAACCCATGGGGGGCAACGCGCAGCACGGGGGCTGAACTGCAAGCGAACAGACCTAAGCCGGAGTATCCGGATCCGGAGCCGTTGGACAGCCACGGTCCGGCACGGATTGTAGCACTGTGTAACCAGAAAGGCGGAGTCGGTAAGACCACCACGACCATCAACCTCGGCGCCGCCATGGCCGAGTACGGCAGACGCGTGCTGCTCGTCGACTTCGACCCGCAGGGGGCGCTGTCGGTGGGCCTGGGGCGGCTCGACCCGCGCGAGCTTGAGCTCACCGTCTACAACCTGCTCATGGAACGCGACGTCGGCGTCGAGGACGTGCTGCTCAAGACCGATATCGACGGCCTCGACCTGATCCCGAGCAACATCGACCTGTCCGCGGCCGAGGTGCAGCTGGTGGGGGAGGTGGCGCGGGAGCAGATGCTCGCGCGCGCCCTGCGCCCGGTCGTGCAGGACTACGACGTCGTGCTCATCGACTGCCAGCCCTCGCTGGGGCTGCTCACCGTCAACGCGCTCACCGCGTCCGACGGGGTCGTGGTACCGCTGGAGTGCGAGTTCTTCGCGCTGCGCGGCGTCGCGCTGCTCATGGACACCATCCAGAAGGTGCAGGAGCGGCTCAACGAGCAGCTTGTCATCGACGGGTTCCTGGGCACCATGTACGACCCGCGAACGCTGCATGCGCGCGAGGTCCTGTCGACCATCGTCGACGGATTCGGCGACAAGGTCTACGGCACCGTCATCAACCGCACCGTCCGCTTCCCCGACGCCACTGTCGCGGGTGAGCCGATAACGCGGTTCGACACGTCGTCGGCCGGTGCCAATTCCTATCGGGAACTCGCGAAGGAGGTGCTGGCCCGGTGGCCAAACAGCGGTCACGGCGCGTGA
- a CDS encoding site-specific tyrosine recombinase XerD: MSPEHGSARAEPAAALDAAVAGYLDHLAVERGLAANTLSSYRRDLRRYLEFLAGRGIGSPAAVAETDVAEFLRRLREGDTDHPPLGGNSAGRAVVAVRGLHRFALREGLSATDPAGGVRPPTPARRLPKAVSLEAIESLLGAVPGEGEPRSLRDRALLELLYGTGARISEAVGLDVDDITRLAPEPAPGHDAPADAGPEDGVAAVRYRGKGGKERLVPIGRFARAALDSYLVRARPVLAASGRGAPALFLNARGGRLTRQGAWTVLRAAAERAGLSDVSPHTLRHSFATHLIDGGADVRVVQELLGHASVTTTQVYTMVTVDRLREVYAASHPRANAAG; encoded by the coding sequence GTGTCCCCCGAACACGGGAGCGCCCGCGCAGAGCCCGCCGCCGCGCTGGACGCGGCTGTGGCCGGATACCTCGACCACTTGGCGGTCGAACGCGGCCTGGCCGCCAACACGCTGTCCTCCTACCGCCGCGACCTGCGCCGCTACCTGGAGTTCCTGGCCGGGCGGGGCATCGGTTCGCCGGCGGCGGTCGCCGAGACCGACGTCGCCGAATTCCTGCGCCGGCTGCGCGAAGGCGACACCGACCACCCCCCGCTGGGCGGGAACTCCGCCGGGCGCGCCGTGGTCGCCGTACGCGGCCTGCACCGCTTCGCCCTGCGCGAAGGACTGTCCGCCACCGACCCCGCAGGCGGGGTGCGCCCTCCCACGCCCGCGCGGCGCCTGCCCAAAGCGGTATCGCTGGAGGCGATCGAGTCGCTGCTGGGCGCCGTTCCCGGCGAGGGCGAACCCCGCTCCCTGCGCGACCGCGCCCTGCTCGAACTGCTCTACGGTACCGGGGCGCGCATCTCCGAGGCGGTGGGCCTGGACGTCGACGACATCACCCGGCTCGCCCCCGAACCCGCCCCCGGCCACGATGCCCCCGCCGACGCCGGACCCGAGGACGGCGTCGCCGCCGTGCGCTACCGCGGCAAGGGCGGCAAGGAGCGCCTCGTGCCGATCGGGCGCTTCGCCCGTGCCGCGCTCGACTCCTATCTGGTGCGCGCCCGGCCGGTGCTGGCGGCCTCGGGCCGCGGAGCGCCCGCGCTCTTCCTCAACGCCCGCGGCGGGCGGCTGACCCGCCAGGGCGCCTGGACGGTGCTGCGCGCGGCCGCCGAGCGCGCCGGACTCAGCGACGTCTCGCCGCACACCCTGCGCCACTCCTTCGCCACGCACCTGATCGACGGCGGCGCCGACGTGCGCGTGGTCCAGGAGCTGCTGGGCCACGCCTCGGTGACCACCACGCAGGTCTACACCATGGTCACCGTCGACCGGCTGCGCGAGGTCTACGCCGCCAGCCACCCGCGCGCCAATGCCGCGGGGTGA
- a CDS encoding NUDIX domain-containing protein, which produces MTGEPTPFQEEASGALADRPESWKVERTSAVYSGAKTATRVDHVHMPGRGGADEVVAREYLDHPGAVAALALDERERVLMLDQYRHPVAHRLWELPAGVRDEEGERPVATAARELREEAGFAAEDWYELADFFPSPGFSSERIQVFLGRGPTRLDEAEIGFDRIHEETDMVLRWVSLQEAVQAVLEGRVRNGAAAVGVLAAAAASRGSFASLRSARTGG; this is translated from the coding sequence ATGACCGGCGAGCCCACGCCCTTCCAGGAGGAGGCCTCCGGCGCGCTCGCCGATCGGCCGGAGAGCTGGAAGGTCGAACGCACCAGTGCGGTCTACAGCGGCGCGAAGACCGCCACCCGGGTCGACCACGTGCACATGCCCGGCCGCGGCGGCGCCGACGAGGTCGTGGCCCGGGAGTACCTGGACCACCCCGGCGCCGTGGCGGCGCTGGCTCTGGACGAGCGCGAGCGTGTGCTGATGCTCGACCAGTACCGCCACCCCGTGGCCCACCGGCTGTGGGAGCTGCCCGCCGGGGTGCGTGACGAGGAGGGCGAGCGGCCGGTCGCCACCGCCGCGCGCGAGCTGCGCGAGGAAGCGGGCTTCGCCGCCGAGGACTGGTACGAGCTAGCGGACTTCTTCCCCTCGCCCGGTTTCTCCAGTGAGCGCATCCAGGTGTTCCTGGGGCGCGGGCCGACCCGCCTGGACGAGGCCGAGATCGGCTTCGACCGCATCCACGAGGAGACCGACATGGTGCTGCGGTGGGTGTCGCTGCAGGAAGCCGTGCAAGCGGTGCTGGAGGGGCGGGTGCGCAACGGCGCCGCTGCGGTGGGCGTGCTGGCGGCCGCCGCGGCGTCCCGCGGCTCTTTCGCCTCCCTGCGGTCGGCCCGCACCGGCGGTTAG